A single region of the Caldalkalibacillus thermarum genome encodes:
- the rpoC gene encoding DNA-directed RNA polymerase subunit beta' yields the protein MIDVNNFEYMQIGLASPDKIRSWSYGEVKKPETINYRTLKPEKEGLFCEKIFGPTKDWECHCGKYKRVRYKGVVCDRCGVEVTRSKVRRERMGHIELAAPVSHIWYFKGIPSRMGLTLDMSPRALEEVIYFASYVVIDPGETPLEKKQLLSEKEYRSYREKYGQAFKAGMGAEAIKELLLDLDLDKEVEMLKEELKTAQGQRRNRAIKRLEVLEAFRNSGNHPSWMILDVLPVIPPELRPMVQLDGGRFATSDLNDLYRRVINRNNRLKRLLDLGAPEIIVQNEKRMLQEAVDALIDNGRRGRPVTGPGNRPLKSLSHMLKGKQGRFRQNLLGKRVDYSGRSVIVVGPQLKMYQCGLPKEMALELFKPFVMKELVRREIAHNIKSAKRKVERVNPEVWDVLEDVIKEHPVLLNRAPTLHRLGIQAFEPVLVEGRAIKLHPLVCTAYNADFDGDQMAVHVPLSAEAQAEARILMLAAQNILNPKDGKPVVTPSQDMVLGNYYISMERAGAIGEGSIFHSPAEAISAYQNGYVHLHTRIAIKAGSLNKDSFTEKQKNALLITTVGKIIFNEILPKSFPYINEPTKENLQKNTPDKYFIYDKGVNVKEKIASMPLVQPFKKGFLGDIIAEVFKRYQITETSKMLDRLKDLGFSYSTKAGITIGMADIVVLEEKKEILERAEKEVAVVTKQFRRGLITEEERYDKVIAIWSKAKDEIQEKLMKSLDPLNPIYMMADSGARGNASNFTQLAGMRGLMANPSGRIIELPIKSSFREGLTVLEYFISTHGARKGLADTALKTADSGYLTRRLVDVAQDVIVREADCGTDQGVDVTALQDGREVIESLTERIVGRLAFETVKHPETGEVLVRPNEMITEDIAAKIEQAGITKVRIRSVFTCRTRHGVCQKCYGRNLATGNLVEIGEAVGIIAAQSIGEPGTQLTMRTFHTGGVAGDDITQGLPRVQELFEARNPKGQAVISEVDGEVIEIKEVKDHREIVVQGEVEARSYPVPYGSRLKVSVGDKVVAGQDLTEGSVDPKELLKVQGVRGVQTYLLKEVQKVYRMQGVEIGDKHIEVMVRQMLRKVRVIDPGDTDLLPGAMIDVHEYEDANTKMFAQGGRPATARPVLLGITKASLETDSFLSAASFQETTRVLTDAAIKGKRDPLLGLKENVIIGKLIPAGTGMARYRLTKVVHAEEQQKAKDQEKQTPEVNQDEPVAVEK from the coding sequence TTGATCGACGTTAATAATTTTGAGTATATGCAAATTGGATTGGCGTCACCGGACAAGATTCGCTCCTGGTCTTACGGGGAAGTGAAAAAACCGGAAACCATCAACTACCGCACTTTGAAGCCGGAAAAAGAAGGCCTGTTTTGCGAGAAAATTTTTGGTCCTACCAAAGATTGGGAGTGCCACTGCGGTAAGTACAAACGTGTCCGTTACAAAGGAGTTGTCTGTGACCGTTGTGGCGTAGAGGTGACACGTTCCAAAGTACGGCGTGAGAGAATGGGGCATATTGAACTGGCCGCCCCAGTCTCCCATATTTGGTATTTCAAAGGCATTCCGAGCCGCATGGGTTTAACGCTGGATATGAGCCCCCGGGCTCTGGAAGAGGTCATTTACTTTGCTTCTTATGTCGTGATTGATCCCGGTGAAACACCTTTAGAGAAGAAACAGTTGTTATCCGAAAAGGAATACCGCAGTTACCGTGAAAAATACGGCCAGGCGTTCAAAGCAGGGATGGGAGCTGAAGCGATTAAGGAGCTACTTTTAGATCTGGACCTCGATAAAGAAGTAGAGATGTTGAAGGAAGAACTAAAGACAGCCCAGGGCCAGCGCCGCAACCGTGCGATTAAGCGCTTGGAGGTTCTGGAAGCTTTTAGAAACTCAGGTAATCATCCGTCGTGGATGATTTTGGATGTCTTGCCGGTCATTCCGCCTGAGCTGCGCCCCATGGTCCAGCTGGACGGTGGCCGTTTCGCCACCTCTGACTTGAATGACTTGTACCGCCGGGTGATTAACCGTAACAACCGCTTAAAGCGCCTTTTGGATCTTGGCGCTCCGGAGATCATTGTCCAAAACGAAAAACGGATGCTGCAAGAAGCGGTTGATGCCCTGATCGACAATGGCCGCCGGGGCCGGCCGGTAACCGGACCAGGAAACCGCCCCTTGAAATCATTAAGCCATATGTTAAAGGGTAAGCAAGGGCGTTTCCGTCAAAATCTGTTGGGTAAACGTGTGGACTATTCCGGCCGTTCCGTGATTGTGGTGGGTCCGCAGTTGAAAATGTATCAGTGCGGTTTGCCCAAAGAGATGGCGTTGGAGTTGTTTAAGCCCTTCGTGATGAAGGAGCTTGTCCGCCGTGAAATTGCCCACAACATCAAGAGCGCCAAGCGCAAGGTGGAGCGCGTCAATCCTGAAGTATGGGATGTTTTGGAAGATGTCATCAAAGAGCATCCCGTGCTGTTAAACCGCGCGCCAACTCTGCACCGCTTGGGCATCCAGGCCTTTGAACCCGTCCTGGTTGAAGGCCGGGCCATTAAACTGCACCCGCTGGTGTGTACGGCCTACAACGCCGATTTTGATGGCGACCAGATGGCGGTGCATGTGCCCTTATCGGCCGAAGCCCAGGCTGAAGCCCGCATTTTGATGCTGGCGGCCCAAAATATTTTGAATCCTAAAGATGGTAAACCCGTCGTGACACCGTCACAGGATATGGTACTGGGCAACTATTACATCAGCATGGAGAGAGCGGGGGCTATCGGGGAAGGGAGTATTTTCCACAGTCCCGCTGAAGCGATCTCGGCTTACCAGAACGGCTATGTTCATCTGCACACCCGGATCGCCATCAAAGCAGGTTCGCTGAACAAAGATTCCTTTACTGAAAAACAGAAAAACGCCTTGCTGATTACGACGGTGGGTAAAATCATCTTTAACGAAATTTTACCCAAGTCATTCCCGTACATTAATGAACCGACCAAAGAGAACTTGCAAAAGAACACACCTGACAAATACTTTATCTATGACAAGGGTGTCAATGTCAAAGAAAAAATCGCCAGCATGCCCCTTGTTCAGCCCTTTAAGAAAGGGTTTTTGGGCGATATTATCGCCGAGGTGTTCAAACGCTACCAGATCACTGAAACATCCAAAATGCTGGACCGCTTGAAAGATCTGGGCTTCTCTTACTCAACCAAAGCTGGCATTACGATTGGCATGGCCGATATCGTCGTTTTAGAAGAAAAGAAAGAAATTCTGGAACGGGCTGAAAAAGAGGTAGCCGTGGTCACTAAACAGTTCCGGCGCGGTTTAATCACCGAGGAAGAACGTTATGACAAAGTGATCGCGATCTGGAGCAAAGCAAAAGATGAGATTCAAGAGAAGTTGATGAAATCTCTGGATCCGCTCAACCCGATCTATATGATGGCAGATTCCGGTGCGCGGGGTAACGCCTCTAACTTCACCCAGCTGGCCGGTATGCGCGGTTTAATGGCCAACCCCTCTGGGCGGATTATTGAGTTGCCGATTAAGTCCAGCTTCCGGGAAGGGCTCACCGTGTTGGAGTACTTTATCTCCACCCACGGGGCTCGCAAAGGGTTGGCTGATACGGCGTTGAAGACAGCAGACTCCGGTTACCTGACACGCCGACTGGTCGATGTGGCCCAGGATGTGATTGTGCGCGAAGCCGATTGCGGAACAGACCAGGGTGTGGATGTCACCGCCTTGCAAGACGGCCGGGAAGTGATCGAATCGCTCACTGAACGGATTGTGGGCCGCTTGGCTTTTGAGACGGTGAAGCATCCGGAAACCGGCGAAGTGCTGGTTCGTCCCAATGAAATGATAACAGAGGATATTGCCGCCAAAATTGAACAGGCCGGCATTACCAAAGTACGGATTCGCAGCGTCTTTACTTGCCGCACAAGACACGGCGTTTGTCAGAAGTGTTACGGACGCAACCTGGCCACTGGAAACTTGGTTGAAATCGGTGAGGCTGTGGGTATTATTGCTGCCCAGTCCATCGGTGAACCAGGTACTCAGCTGACCATGCGCACCTTCCACACGGGTGGTGTTGCCGGCGATGACATTACCCAAGGTTTGCCCCGGGTGCAAGAGTTGTTTGAGGCCCGTAATCCAAAAGGTCAAGCGGTAATCTCTGAAGTGGACGGTGAAGTGATCGAGATCAAAGAAGTGAAAGACCACCGTGAAATTGTGGTCCAAGGTGAAGTGGAAGCACGCAGTTATCCTGTCCCGTACGGTTCCCGCCTCAAGGTGAGTGTTGGTGACAAAGTAGTCGCCGGTCAAGACTTGACCGAAGGTTCCGTTGATCCGAAGGAACTGCTTAAAGTACAAGGTGTACGGGGCGTGCAAACCTATCTCTTGAAAGAGGTCCAAAAAGTGTACCGCATGCAAGGGGTTGAGATCGGCGACAAACATATTGAAGTGATGGTCCGCCAGATGCTGCGCAAAGTGCGGGTCATCGACCCGGGCGATACGGATCTCCTTCCGGGAGCCATGATTGATGTCCACGAGTATGAAGATGCGAATACCAAAATGTTTGCCCAAGGCGGGCGTCCGGCCACTGCAAGGCCCGTTCTGCTGGGCATTACCAAAGCATCCCTTGAAACGGACTCCTTCCTGTCCGCTGCTTCCTTCCAGGAAACGACGCGTGTCTTGACTGATGCAGCGATCAAAGGAAAACGTGATCCGCTCTTGGGCTTGAAAGAGAATGTGATCATCGGCAAGCTGATTCCGGCTGGCACGGGCATGGCCCGATACCGCTTGACCAAAGTGGTTCATGCGGAGGAGCAACAAAAAGCTAAAGATCAGGAAAAGCAAACACCCGAAGTGAACCAGGATGAACCTGTTGCCGTGGAAAAATGA
- the rpsG gene encoding 30S ribosomal protein S7 yields the protein MPRKGPVPRRDVLPDPIYNSKLVTRLINRIMKDGKKGKAERILYRAFDIVRERTGKDPMEVFEQALKNVMPVLEVKARRVGGANYQVPVEVRPERRISLGLRWIVNYARLRGEKTMEERLAAEIIDAANNTGAAVKKREDTHKMAEANRAFAHYRW from the coding sequence ATGCCTCGCAAAGGTCCTGTGCCACGCCGAGACGTACTACCTGATCCAATCTATAACAGCAAACTGGTTACCCGCTTAATCAACCGCATTATGAAAGACGGGAAAAAAGGGAAAGCTGAACGTATTCTTTACCGTGCCTTCGATATTGTCCGTGAGCGCACAGGTAAAGACCCGATGGAAGTCTTTGAGCAGGCGTTAAAGAATGTGATGCCTGTTTTGGAAGTTAAAGCGCGCCGTGTGGGTGGTGCCAACTATCAAGTGCCAGTTGAAGTGCGCCCTGAACGACGCATTTCTTTAGGTTTGCGCTGGATTGTCAACTATGCCCGTCTGCGCGGGGAGAAAACCATGGAGGAACGCTTGGCTGCCGAAATTATTGATGCAGCGAATAACACGGGTGCTGCGGTTAAGAAACGTGAAGATACGCATAAAATGGCTGAAGCCAACCGAGCTTTTGCCCACTATCGCTGGTAA
- a CDS encoding class I SAM-dependent methyltransferase, translated as MTEHYYTQNPEVGHQLALIEVTLRGQALRLYTDRGVFSKKKVDFGTRLLVETAELPKEGRIADVGCGYGPIGLAVAKESDRRQVFMVDINCRAVKLARKNARLNHIDNVMVKESDLLQAVKQYPFDAILSNPPIRAGKATVFRLFEESYEALKPGGVLWIVVQKKQGAPSAVKKLESLFEQVDEVEKKKGYRIIKAIKSSV; from the coding sequence ATGACAGAGCATTACTATACCCAAAACCCTGAGGTGGGCCATCAACTGGCCTTGATCGAGGTGACTTTAAGGGGACAGGCGTTGCGCCTGTATACGGACCGGGGTGTATTTTCCAAAAAGAAGGTCGACTTTGGGACCCGCCTGTTGGTTGAAACGGCTGAGCTCCCTAAGGAGGGACGCATTGCGGACGTAGGTTGCGGTTATGGTCCCATCGGGTTAGCGGTAGCCAAGGAATCAGACCGGCGCCAGGTGTTCATGGTCGATATTAACTGCCGAGCCGTCAAGTTGGCAAGAAAGAATGCCCGTCTTAATCACATTGACAACGTGATGGTCAAAGAGAGCGATCTCTTGCAAGCTGTCAAGCAATATCCGTTTGATGCGATTTTGTCCAATCCGCCCATCCGGGCCGGCAAAGCGACAGTATTCAGGTTGTTTGAAGAAAGTTATGAGGCACTCAAGCCTGGAGGCGTATTGTGGATCGTTGTGCAAAAGAAGCAGGGGGCTCCTTCAGCAGTTAAAAAACTGGAGAGTCTTTTCGAACAAGTGGACGAAGTAGAGAAAAAGAAGGGGTACCGTATCATTAAGGCCATTAAATCATCCGTTTAA
- the rpoB gene encoding DNA-directed RNA polymerase subunit beta, protein MAQLVQCGRYRQRRSFARIKEVLDLPNLIEVQHSSYRWFLEEGLKELFDEISPIEDFAGNLVLEFIDYSLGEPKYTVDEAKERDVTYAAPLRVKVRLINKETGEVKEQDVFMGDFPLMTETGTFIINGAERVIVSQLVRSPSVYFSEKVDKNGKVGYTATVIPNRGAWLEFETDAKDVIYVRIDRTRKLPVTVLLRALGFGSDHEIINLLGEDPYLRQTLEKDNTDSTEKALIEIYERLRPGEPPTVENAKSLLESRFFDPKRYDLASVGRYKINKKLHIKNRLFNQRLAETLVDPETGEIIAEAGQLIDRRTLDRIMPYLEKGIGMRKYKPYGGVIEDEITVQTIDVFSPREDESGEIVRIIANGPVDKKVKHITPADIIASISYFINLLHGIGNTDDIDHLGNRRLRSVGELLQNQFRIGLARMERVVRERMSIQDVSAITPQALINIRPVIAAVKEFFGSSQLSQFMDQTNPLAELTHKRRLSALGPGGLTRERAGFEVRDVHHSHYGRMCPIETPEGPNIGLINSLSTYARINEYGFIETPYRKVDPETHRVTNEIEYLTADEEDNYVIAQANAPLDEEGNFISDEIVARYKEEILTVSKDRVDYMDVSPKQVVSVAAACIPFLENDDSNRALMGANMQRQAVPLLKPRAPIVGTGMEYKAARDSGAAVIAKHSGIVERVTAREIWVRRIENVDGQEVKGELDKYKLLKFVRSNQGTCYNQRPIVREGDRVEKGDIIADGPSMEKGELALGQNVLVGFMTWEGYNFEDAVILSERLVKEDVYTSIHIEEYESEARDTKLGPEEITRDIPNVGEDALKNLDERGIVRIGAEIKDGDILVGKVTPKGVTELTAEERLLHAIFGEKAREVRDTSLRVPHGGSGIVLDVKVFTRENGDELPPGVNQLVRVYVAQKRKIAEGDKMAGRHGNKGVIARILPVEDMPYLPDGTPLDVMLNPLGVPSRMNIGQVMELHLGMAGKLLGEYIASPVFDGANEEDLWSIMEEAGMEKDGKTILYDGRTGEPFDNRVSVGIMYMLKLAHMVDDKIHARSTGPYSLVTQQPLGGKAQFGGQRFGEMEVWALEAYGAAYTLQEILTVKSDDVIGRVKTYEAVVKGENVPEPGVPESFKVLIKELQSLGMDVKILSSDQKEINMLEFDEDEDQGESNQANAGAQEAK, encoded by the coding sequence ATGGCTCAGCTTGTTCAATGCGGACGTTACCGCCAAAGAAGGAGTTTTGCGCGCATCAAGGAGGTTCTGGATCTTCCCAACCTGATTGAAGTTCAGCATTCCTCTTATCGCTGGTTTTTGGAAGAAGGATTAAAAGAGTTGTTCGACGAAATATCCCCCATTGAAGATTTTGCAGGAAACCTCGTCTTGGAGTTTATCGATTATAGCTTAGGAGAACCCAAATATACCGTAGACGAAGCAAAAGAGCGTGATGTGACTTATGCCGCACCTTTGCGCGTTAAGGTGCGTTTAATCAATAAAGAAACGGGTGAGGTTAAAGAACAGGATGTGTTCATGGGCGACTTCCCGCTCATGACGGAAACAGGCACTTTTATTATCAACGGAGCGGAGCGTGTCATTGTCAGCCAGCTGGTGCGCTCACCTAGTGTCTACTTCAGTGAAAAAGTGGATAAGAACGGCAAAGTGGGCTACACGGCCACGGTGATCCCCAACCGCGGGGCCTGGCTTGAGTTTGAGACCGACGCCAAAGACGTGATCTATGTGCGCATTGACAGAACACGGAAGCTTCCTGTTACTGTGTTGCTCCGTGCGCTTGGCTTTGGCAGCGATCATGAGATTATCAACCTTTTAGGAGAAGACCCTTATCTGCGTCAAACGCTGGAAAAGGATAATACCGATTCCACTGAAAAGGCGCTGATCGAAATCTATGAGCGCTTGCGCCCCGGTGAACCGCCTACGGTGGAAAATGCCAAAAGCTTGCTGGAATCCCGCTTCTTTGATCCCAAGCGCTATGATCTGGCCAGTGTGGGACGTTATAAAATCAATAAAAAACTGCACATTAAAAACCGGCTGTTTAACCAGCGTTTGGCTGAAACCCTGGTGGATCCGGAAACAGGGGAAATTATAGCTGAAGCAGGCCAGCTGATTGACCGGCGCACGCTGGACCGCATCATGCCCTATTTGGAAAAGGGAATTGGTATGCGCAAATATAAGCCTTACGGTGGCGTCATTGAAGATGAGATCACTGTGCAAACCATTGACGTGTTTTCACCCCGGGAAGATGAAAGCGGCGAAATCGTGCGCATCATTGCCAACGGACCGGTTGATAAAAAAGTGAAGCATATCACGCCTGCTGACATTATTGCTTCGATCAGCTATTTTATCAACTTGCTGCACGGCATTGGTAACACTGATGATATTGACCACCTGGGTAACCGCCGTTTGCGCTCTGTTGGCGAACTGTTGCAAAACCAGTTCCGCATCGGTTTGGCCCGCATGGAACGTGTGGTTCGTGAGCGCATGTCCATCCAGGATGTCAGTGCAATCACACCGCAGGCCTTGATCAATATTCGCCCGGTTATTGCTGCTGTCAAGGAGTTTTTTGGCAGCTCCCAGTTGTCCCAGTTCATGGATCAAACCAACCCGTTGGCGGAGTTAACCCATAAACGCCGTTTGTCTGCCCTCGGCCCCGGTGGTTTGACCAGGGAGCGGGCCGGCTTTGAAGTGCGCGACGTTCACCACTCCCACTATGGGCGGATGTGTCCAATTGAGACACCTGAAGGGCCGAACATTGGTTTGATTAACTCTTTGTCTACCTATGCCCGTATCAATGAGTACGGCTTTATTGAAACGCCCTATCGCAAAGTGGACCCTGAAACTCACCGGGTCACTAACGAAATTGAATATCTGACAGCGGACGAAGAAGACAACTATGTGATTGCCCAGGCCAACGCCCCTCTTGACGAAGAAGGAAACTTTATATCCGATGAGATTGTGGCCCGTTATAAAGAGGAAATATTAACTGTGTCCAAGGACCGCGTCGATTATATGGACGTTTCACCTAAACAGGTGGTCTCTGTTGCGGCAGCTTGTATTCCGTTCTTGGAGAACGATGACTCCAACCGGGCTTTAATGGGTGCGAACATGCAGCGTCAAGCTGTGCCACTGTTAAAGCCCCGCGCCCCCATTGTGGGCACAGGGATGGAGTATAAAGCTGCCCGAGATTCCGGAGCTGCGGTCATCGCCAAACACTCAGGTATTGTGGAGCGGGTTACGGCCAGAGAGATTTGGGTCCGCCGTATTGAAAACGTGGACGGACAGGAAGTAAAGGGAGAGTTGGATAAATATAAGCTGTTAAAATTTGTGCGTTCCAACCAGGGTACGTGCTATAACCAGCGTCCCATTGTCCGGGAAGGAGACAGGGTGGAAAAGGGGGACATCATCGCTGACGGTCCTTCCATGGAAAAGGGAGAGCTGGCCCTGGGGCAAAACGTGCTGGTCGGCTTTATGACCTGGGAAGGATACAACTTTGAGGATGCGGTCATCTTAAGTGAACGTTTGGTTAAAGAGGATGTCTATACCTCTATTCACATTGAAGAATATGAGTCTGAAGCCCGGGATACCAAGCTGGGACCGGAAGAGATCACCCGTGACATTCCCAACGTGGGTGAAGATGCCTTGAAGAATCTGGATGAGCGGGGGATCGTGCGCATCGGAGCAGAGATTAAGGACGGAGATATTCTGGTCGGCAAAGTAACCCCCAAAGGAGTGACCGAGCTGACGGCTGAAGAGCGTCTGCTGCATGCCATTTTTGGTGAAAAAGCCCGGGAAGTGCGGGATACTTCCCTGCGTGTCCCTCATGGAGGTTCAGGTATCGTCTTGGATGTGAAAGTGTTTACCCGGGAAAATGGGGATGAACTGCCTCCAGGCGTTAATCAGCTTGTACGCGTATATGTTGCCCAGAAACGGAAAATCGCTGAAGGGGACAAGATGGCTGGCCGTCACGGTAACAAAGGGGTGATTGCCCGTATCCTGCCAGTGGAAGACATGCCTTATCTGCCTGACGGTACACCCCTGGATGTCATGCTGAATCCGCTGGGGGTTCCCTCACGGATGAACATCGGCCAGGTGATGGAGCTGCATCTTGGCATGGCGGGGAAACTGCTTGGTGAATACATTGCCAGCCCGGTCTTTGACGGTGCCAATGAGGAAGATTTATGGAGCATCATGGAAGAGGCGGGGATGGAGAAAGACGGAAAGACAATTTTGTATGACGGAAGAACAGGCGAGCCATTTGACAACCGTGTTTCAGTCGGCATCATGTACATGCTTAAACTGGCCCACATGGTCGATGACAAAATTCACGCCCGCTCCACCGGCCCCTATTCGCTGGTTACCCAGCAACCCCTGGGTGGTAAAGCCCAGTTTGGGGGACAGCGTTTTGGTGAGATGGAAGTATGGGCGCTTGAAGCGTACGGTGCGGCCTACACCTTGCAAGAAATTTTGACCGTTAAGTCCGACGATGTGATCGGCCGTGTCAAAACATATGAAGCCGTCGTCAAAGGAGAAAATGTGCCTGAACCTGGCGTGCCTGAATCATTTAAGGTCTTAATCAAAGAACTGCAAAGCTTGGGTATGGATGTGAAAATCCTCTCCTCCGACCAGAAGGAGATCAACATGCTGGAATTTGACGAAGATGAAGACCAAGGGGAGAGCAATCAGGCTAACGCTGGAGCGCAGGAAGCGAAATAA
- a CDS encoding 50S ribosomal protein L7ae-like protein — protein MSYEKVKQAQKVKVGLKQTLKAVERGEAKEVIIAQDADPQLISRIKAACENHQVPVSYVDSMRKLGKVCGIDVGASSVVIEK, from the coding sequence ATGTCTTATGAAAAAGTGAAGCAGGCACAAAAAGTGAAAGTGGGTTTAAAGCAAACGTTAAAAGCGGTTGAGCGGGGAGAAGCCAAAGAGGTGATCATCGCCCAAGATGCTGACCCACAGTTGATTTCCCGTATCAAAGCGGCGTGTGAAAACCATCAAGTCCCCGTGAGTTATGTTGATTCCATGCGCAAACTTGGCAAAGTGTGCGGCATTGATGTTGGCGCAAGCAGTGTGGTCATCGAAAAGTAA